TGAGGCCCGTTGCTTCATCCAAAATAGTTCTAACCTACTCAACATATTCGCTTTTCTTTTGAATAAGATAACGTGGAGAGCCAGGCCGTAATGCCAATGGCATATTGATTGCTATGGCTTCAGATTATAATTTTTAAAATATCTAGTTATCTTATCGTCATGGCTTCATTTAGTTTGCTAAACTCCCGATTATGTTGATTCGCTTTTTTTGGGGAGATGTTCCTTTCCATCGTTCTACGAAAGGCCTTTGGACCAATGTGATCAGGCTGCCCCCCAATCCTGTTTGGCAGTGGAAGGGATTGACTTAGAGGCTTTGAAAAAATGCTGAGTGCCTTTGATAGACTGCCAAATGATCAGCAATTTATTGGGCAAGATCCCTCCTTTGTTGAAGAGATGGAAAAAATTCCTCTCGTGGCCCGCTGTGATGCGAACGTCATGATCTGGGGTGAAACAGGAACAGGCAAGGAGTTGTGCGCTCGAGCTATACACTATCTCAGTCCCCGAGCAAAAAGCCCATTCGTACCCGTTAACTGCGGAGCCATCCCAGCGGACTTGGTGGAAAACGAATTGTTTGGCCACGAACCTGGAGCATTTACCAATGCCTCGACGTCACGACCCGGATTGATTCACAGTGCTGAAGGCGGAACGTTATTCCTGGATGAGATTACGAGGCTTCCGCTCATTGCGCAAGGTAAGCTATTGCGCTTTCTGCAGGAAAGGGAGTACCGGCCGATCGGCTCCGCAAAGACATACCGAGCCGATGTGCGAGTCCTCGCTGCGTCAAACGTTGAACCAAAAAGAGCGGTGATAGAAGGGAAGCTCAGCCGCAGTCTTTACTATCGTTTGAATGTTGTCCCTATCAAGCTGCCACCACTCCAACAGCGACGAGTAGACATCCCCCTTTTGTCTCGCTATTTCCTGACGAAGTATTCAGCAAAATTCAGCAAGGTAGTGTCTGACTTCTCTTCGGGGGCCATGCAGGTTCTCGTGCTCTATGACTGGCCGGGTAATGTGCGGGAATTGGAACACGTGGTCCAGCGAGCTGTTTTGCTCTCCAAGCAGGGGGTTATAGGCCGTTCTGACATTGTCTTGCCACGCATAGAAAACATCTCCGGCAAAGAGGGCTTCAGGGAGACAAAGGCTAAAGTAGTTGCGAAATTCGAGAAAGACTATATCACAAAAATGTTGCAAGCCCATCAAGGTAACGTCACGCGGGCAGCGCTTGCAGCAAAAAAGAATCGCCGGGCCTTCTGGGAGTTGATCCGCAAACACGGAATCGACGTGGAAAGGTTCAGACAACCCGGTTGATTGTTAGGGGTTGGATAATCGCTTGTTTCAGGTAGGACTAATTTAGCCTTGCATCCTATTCATACAGAGAAAGGGCATTTCCGAATACTGCTTCAAAATGCTGGGACAAAAAAAGCCTACTAAGGCACCACCAGCTTTCAGGAGATTGGGTGCTTAGAGCGTATCAAGAACTTAACTGCCAGCGTGGTCAGACTTTAACCAGTTGAATTTGTTATATTGAATCCATGGCGAGTGATATTTTCAAGTAGTTGTTCTACTGCTGGCACAAGGGTTGCAACTTACGATAGTCGTCGGCACCTCTTCTTGTTTTGAATCTTTTTATGCGCCAAAAGTTGTTTCTGACAGGGCAAGTGAGTCTTTTGCCATTGTGAAAAGCTGTGATTAGCGCTCTTTGGTCCGCTTACAACAGCGACTTATACAGTGCTCATGGGCAAGGTGTTAAGTAGGGACTGATTGCCCTTGTGAGCTCAGTTGAGGGTCTTCGCCAAAAATGATGGGTGGTTGTATGCCAATCAGGTGGGGGCAAGCATTAGGCGCCTTGGATAGCGCTCCCATCTGGAAAGAAAATATGCATGCTAATATGCATCCAGAAAGGAGGTGGAAAAAAGCTAGATGGTAGTGGAACGATTGCGTGTTGCAATCGGAAGTAATCTTAGACAGTTGAGTTAAGATCTTTGAAGAGTTGAGTTAAGAAAGGAGGAAATAATGCGCAAACTTATTCTTGTTTTGATTGCTGTGGCTTTTATTGCTACCCCTGCCTTTGCGGGAAACATCCCGGAATTTGACGCAGTCGGGTGCGACGCCGCAAACTATTTCAATGACGCCATTAAGTGGAGTGTCATTATAAACAACACTGACGGCTTTTTGAGGCCGATCAATATGTTTAGTGACTTTTATCCTACTGAATATTTCTCGAACACCGCCGGTCAAGAGTACCCGGATCCTTGCTTTCCCCAATATTTGTCTGCACTGACGGATGCTTACAATGAGGCCGTTTACGAGTGGCAAATTGTCCTTCAGATGAAACCGGAAAGCGATATTAATCTGAATATCGTTGACTGCGTGTTGAAACACAATGAGTTCGATATTTGGACCGGTGCAGAACAAAGCGGTCGGTACAGAGCGCCGTGGGGGCAACTTTTCTTCGTGCCTACGGCCAACCCAAGCGTGACAGTAGAAGCCATGCCAGGGGCCTTTGCGACACCTGGTTTTGAGAGCGCCTTCACGATGGATGCTCGCACCATTCCTGGACTTAGCGCCGTGAAGCTGGACAGTGCTCTGTACACAACCAAGGCCTTGTGGGAAGAAGGGATCGTTATGGTGCTGCCTGCAACCGGTGAGACCAACGCTTCTGGCCAGACAGTTTATAACCTGAAGCAGGGCGACGTCATCAATGTCGAAGTGACTATTCCTGGCAACAATACGGCTGACATTCGTTACGGTAGTGACAATGTGATCCTGAAATACATCGGCATTGTGGGCACGGAATATGTTGGCGCCCAGTGTTACGGAGGATAATTATCGCTAATTATCATTTAACATTTAATTCACATTTTGGACGGGATGGGGGGTCGCGTTCAAGGCGACCCCCCCCTTCTCGATTTCTTACTCATTTCAATTTGAATCGCGCTCTCTGAGGAAGGCAAATCAAGATTTTCTGTGACAAGGAGATTTCCATGGGTCATATACCCTCTAAGCTCGCTTTAAGGTGGTTTGTTGGCTTGGCGGTATTCGCGGCCATTGGTTATGCATCCATAAAGTATTACAGACAGTCGAAAGTAGAACCACCTACCACAACAATTCAAGAAAAGGCTGAAAAGGCGTCAGTAATTCCGACTGAAGTACAGTTAGATGCAACTCAGGAAACGGTCCAAGACCCAGATAGCTCTTGGATTGAGGCGACAACAAAAGCATTAGCCGATCCAAATGTTTCAGCACGTGTTCAGGCGATCTTGAGCCTGAGAAAGCACCCATCTTCGGAGGCTATCAATCTTCTTCTGAAGTTTCTCGATGATAATGATGGTGTGGTGGTTTCAGAAGCCATCGATACCTTGGGATATATAGGCCTAAACAGCGATCTGGGAGACCTCGTCTATGAGATGCTGGAAAAAAGGGCCAGAGATAAGGCTTTCGCGCTTCGTGGTCACGCTTTGATAACCGCAGCCATGATCGGAAAAGATCGCCTTTTACCGGTTGTCTCGGATTTTATGTTTGAACAAACTGATAGCGGAAAGGGTTTTGCCGTAAGGTCACTGTCACTAATTGGCAGCCCGGCGTGTGTTCCTCATTTGGGCATCCTTTTGGACCAAAGTGAAGACTCCGAGATTCGGCGCAATTGTTTCAATATTCTTGCCAACATCAATACTCCTGAGGCGTTGGACCTACTCCAGGAGTATGTCGTTTCTTCCAACGATCGAGATCAGGCCGCCAGCGCCCTTGCGCTTTCCAGGCTGAATATGCCAGAGCTTAACGAGATGCTGGCAAATAAAATACAAAATCAAGAATTAGAAAAAGACGCCATCCAAGCCCTTGCAAGCAGTCCGGCGGCGCCGGATATCTTCGGGGACTTGCTCCAAAGAGAGGAAGTTGAAAATGAGCAAAAGGCTTCGTGCTTAAAGACTCTTGCAAAGTATTCCTCATCTCATGGACCGTCAGAGCGTAGAACGAGCTTAAAAGAGGCGGTTGAACCCCTTCTGTATAGCCCGGATTCCACAGTAGAGAAAGAAGCAATACGAGCCATTGCCGGAATTGGGGGAGTGGGTACTGATGAAGCGTTAATTCCAAAATTAGAATCAAAAGACCCAGAGGTTCGTAAAGAGACAGCCTTTTCTCTCATTGGATACGTAACACCCAAGAATTACAAGGCGCTGCTAGATGTGCTCTGGGATGATGACCAAGAGACCCGAAGGATAGCGCTCATGTGCGTTGAGCAGTTCGTGGATGGGTCAGATCGCGAGACTCTTGAAAAGGCGAGAGATCACGAAGATGAACTTATCAGCAAGCATGCAGGAATGCTCCTGGATCAGGTACTCCGAAAGTAAGGTTCTTCATGAAGTTAACGGATTCTGTTTTTATTAGTGGATTTATTGTTTTAGTTGTTACCGTGTGGTTGGCTCTCAGTTTATGTCCACGGTTCGCATGGACTCCTCTTTCTTTCGCAGCCTCCGACAGTGTGGTTATCGCGACGGTCAACAACGCGTCCATCATGAAGCCAGAGGTCGACCGTTTGATCCTAGAATACAAAAGGAAAACCGGGAAAAGAGAAATTCCGTACGAAGAGAAAAAAAAATTGCTGAAAAACCTGATAAGGCGACATCTAATATTGCATCAGGAATCGGTCCAGGCCCTGAAGCATTACAAAGACATCATCGAAAAGGTTAAGAAATATGAAGAAGATCTAATTGTTGCTCGCTTCCTTCAATATGAAGTGGGCAGCCAGGTTAAAGTAACCGAGGACGAGATCAAGAGATATTATAAGGAAAACCGCCACAAATTTTCATCACCTCCAAAGGTGGAAGCAAGGCATATATTGCTCAGGAGTCGAGAAGAAGCTGAAAAAGTGATGGAAAGACTCCGCAACGGCGAAGAGTTCACCCAGTTGGCTAAAGAGTTCTCCATTGATCTTCCCATGGCTTTGGAGGGAGGAAGTATGGGAACCATTGAAAAAGGCAGAACCCTGCCAGCCCTTGAGAAAGTACTCTTTACGCTCAATGAGCGTGAGGTTAGTAATATCGTAAAAACAAGATATGGCTACCATATACTTACTGTGGACAAAATCATCCCGGCGAGCTTTGGATCTTATGAAGAGGTGAAGAATGACATTAAGAAAATAGTTCTTCGACAAAACGAGGCGAAGGCGTTTGACGAGATGGCAACAAAATTGGAAAAGGATGCTGACATAAGAATATTTGAAAATCGCCTGACAGGAGATCTTCATTAACCAAGGGGACTTGATTACACATGAATACATCAATTGTGATGGACTCGTAAAAAGTCCCTCCTGATGTCATCGCGAGCGTAGCGAAGCAATCTCATTGCCTGTAAGAGCTTGAACTCAGGAGATTGCTTCTTCGTTTCATTTCTCGCAATGACCCGTTCTAAGACTTTTTACAAAGCCGTTAGTTTTGATAGGGGAAGGAGAGATACGTGATGAAAAGAATAGCAGTGGGGGTGGCAATACTCTTTGTCATATTGGCATTT
The sequence above is drawn from the Deltaproteobacteria bacterium genome and encodes:
- a CDS encoding sigma-54-dependent Fis family transcriptional regulator — translated: MLSAFDRLPNDQQFIGQDPSFVEEMEKIPLVARCDANVMIWGETGTGKELCARAIHYLSPRAKSPFVPVNCGAIPADLVENELFGHEPGAFTNASTSRPGLIHSAEGGTLFLDEITRLPLIAQGKLLRFLQEREYRPIGSAKTYRADVRVLAASNVEPKRAVIEGKLSRSLYYRLNVVPIKLPPLQQRRVDIPLLSRYFLTKYSAKFSKVVSDFSSGAMQVLVLYDWPGNVRELEHVVQRAVLLSKQGVIGRSDIVLPRIENISGKEGFRETKAKVVAKFEKDYITKMLQAHQGNVTRAALAAKKNRRAFWELIRKHGIDVERFRQPG
- a CDS encoding HEAT repeat domain-containing protein — translated: MGHIPSKLALRWFVGLAVFAAIGYASIKYYRQSKVEPPTTTIQEKAEKASVIPTEVQLDATQETVQDPDSSWIEATTKALADPNVSARVQAILSLRKHPSSEAINLLLKFLDDNDGVVVSEAIDTLGYIGLNSDLGDLVYEMLEKRARDKAFALRGHALITAAMIGKDRLLPVVSDFMFEQTDSGKGFAVRSLSLIGSPACVPHLGILLDQSEDSEIRRNCFNILANINTPEALDLLQEYVVSSNDRDQAASALALSRLNMPELNEMLANKIQNQELEKDAIQALASSPAAPDIFGDLLQREEVENEQKASCLKTLAKYSSSHGPSERRTSLKEAVEPLLYSPDSTVEKEAIRAIAGIGGVGTDEALIPKLESKDPEVRKETAFSLIGYVTPKNYKALLDVLWDDDQETRRIALMCVEQFVDGSDRETLEKARDHEDELISKHAGMLLDQVLRK
- a CDS encoding peptidylprolyl isomerase, which codes for MKPEVDRLILEYKRKTGKREIPYEEKKKLLKNLIRRHLILHQESVQALKHYKDIIEKVKKYEEDLIVARFLQYEVGSQVKVTEDEIKRYYKENRHKFSSPPKVEARHILLRSREEAEKVMERLRNGEEFTQLAKEFSIDLPMALEGGSMGTIEKGRTLPALEKVLFTLNEREVSNIVKTRYGYHILTVDKIIPASFGSYEEVKNDIKKIVLRQNEAKAFDEMATKLEKDADIRIFENRLTGDLH